A single region of the Pseudomonadota bacterium genome encodes:
- a CDS encoding protein phosphatase 2C domain-containing protein, whose translation MPTDSFFSQGSAHRICQDYATHGANYAIVSDGCSSALDSDFGARLLTRSAIQTLAADYELGSEAFYNCVLRQAANYAQAMGLHEDCLFATLTIAQQIGKEFVVAMKGDGVIVAQYPNYFYVCSLEFENCAPFFLRYHLNEESLKNYETHVGTKYNRHEYIVTPTLVTKAETECQVNLSNASVELHRFNTDEVQSVAIMSDGVSAFFRTDQSDTHKQSVKVDFIEVIRELIAFKNFNEGFVERRCQMAFRKFDKLGWKPFDDFSIGVVTNG comes from the coding sequence ATGCCCACTGACAGCTTTTTCTCACAGGGATCAGCCCATAGAATTTGTCAAGATTACGCCACACATGGGGCAAATTACGCCATTGTGTCAGATGGGTGTTCCTCGGCATTGGACAGCGATTTTGGAGCGAGACTACTAACAAGATCGGCAATTCAAACACTTGCGGCAGATTATGAGCTTGGCAGCGAAGCATTTTACAATTGTGTTTTGAGACAAGCTGCCAATTATGCCCAAGCAATGGGGCTGCATGAAGATTGCTTGTTTGCCACTCTCACAATTGCACAACAAATAGGAAAAGAATTTGTGGTGGCAATGAAGGGCGATGGTGTGATTGTTGCTCAATATCCGAATTATTTTTATGTTTGCTCTCTGGAATTTGAGAATTGTGCCCCATTTTTTCTGAGATATCATTTGAATGAAGAGTCGCTTAAAAATTATGAAACTCATGTGGGCACGAAATACAACAGACATGAATACATTGTTACGCCCACTCTTGTGACCAAAGCAGAAACGGAGTGTCAAGTAAATTTATCAAATGCCAGTGTAGAACTTCACAGATTTAACACTGATGAGGTTCAATCAGTGGCAATTATGTCGGATGGGGTATCGGCTTTCTTTCGCACAGATCAATCAGACACACATAAACAATCTGTAAAGGTTGACTTCATTGAGGTTATTAGGGAATTGATAGCGTTTAAAAATTTCAATGAAGGATTTGTAGAACGTCGTTGTCAAATGGCATTTAGGAAGTTTGATAAACTGGGATGGAAACCATTTGATGATTTTTCGATTGGAGTAGTGACAAATGGCTAA